In Triticum urartu cultivar G1812 chromosome 6, Tu2.1, whole genome shotgun sequence, the following proteins share a genomic window:
- the LOC125517173 gene encoding CBL-interacting serine/threonine-protein kinase 21 isoform X2: MTRGRPTMYAVDERETHRASPFYRAVVHAVDGRADGQTATGSCARKSRCHGYFLPKPPTTFPLSSHLRFTVPSVVHYHHRQAHIPVQPLLDQGLLLGTSKMVLAESIGKYRVGRTIGEGAFAKVRLAVDAETGGCVAVKVIDRSTVLRNNLMYQVKREISAMRLLNHPNIVKIHEVIATKTKICLVMEYVPGGQLSDKLSYLKRLDEREAKKYFYQLIDAVDYCHRRGVFHRDLKGNLKVSDFGLSVLRKPGQLLSTSCGSPCYVAPEVIQHKTYDGAAADIWSCGVILFELLAGYLPFQDCSLIHLYRRISRAQYALPQWITLPQKKIILRILDPSPITRAKINDIFDDEWFQEGYNPSVRRTGSDDGDDCVDLDEAGTDSDGSHSTEVREAGGANPEPEQFINAFRLIATCRDLDLSGLFQEQKTKLGSPHSVQETLGIITAAARDVSLSARRMGSSMVKLQDIRLLSRSMLDLTLSAEVIQVTPAHCVVEVSKSSGDLRAYKEFCTSLCRLLTGRVQQHGTSSGLETNQV, from the exons ATGACCAGAGGCCGGCCGACCATGTACGCCGTCGACGAGCGGGAGACACACAGGGCCTCTCCTTTTTACCGGGCCGTGGTGCACGCCGTTGACGGGAGGGCAGACGGCCAGACGGCGACCGGCAGTTGCGCCCGGAAATCACGTTGCCACGGCTACTTTCTCCCCAAACCCCCAACCACCTTCCCCCTTTCATCCCATCTCCGTTTCACGGTGCCATCCGTCGTACACTACCACCACAGACAAGCGCACATTCCCGTCCAGCCACTGCTTGATCAAGGACTGCTGCTCGGTACGAGCAAGATGGTGCTGGCGGAGAGCATTGGCAAGTACAGGGTCGGCCGGACCATCGGCGAGGGCGCCTTCGCCAAGGTCCGGCTCGCCGTCGACGCCGAGACCGGCGGCTGCGTCGCCGTCAAGGTCATCGACAGGAGCACGGTGCTCAGGAACAACCTCATGTACCAG GTGAAGAGAGAGATCAGCGCGATGAGGCTTCTCAACCACCCCAACATAGTCAAGATACACGAG GTGATCGCGACGAAGACGAAGATATGTCTGGTGATGGAGTATGTCCCGGGAGGGCAGCTCTCCGACAAGCTA AGTTACCTCAAGAGACTGGACGAGAGGGAAGCGAAGAAGTACTTCTACCAGCTGATTGATGCTGTGGACTATTGCCACCGGAGAGGCGTCTTTCACAGGGATCTCAAG GGCAATCTCAAGGTATCTGATTTTGGCCTCAGCGTGCTACGGAAG CCAGGGCAGTTGCTATCCACATCTTGCGGCTCTCCGTGCTACGTCGCTCCTGAG GTGATTCAGCACAAGACTTACGATGGGGCGGCCGCGGACATCTGGTCATGCGGTGTGATCCTGTTTGAACTCCTTGCTGGTTATCTGCCATTCCAGGACTGCAGCTTGATACACTTGTACAGAAGG ATATCTCGGGCACAGTATGCATTACCGCAATGGATCACGCTGCCTCAGAAGAAGATCATCTTGAGGATACTGGATCCGTCTCCTATAACG AGAGCGAAGATAAATGATATCTTCGATGACGAGTGGTTCCAAGAGGGCTACAATCCATCAGTAAGGAGAACTGGgagtgatgatggtgatgattgtGTTGATCTTGATGAGGCTGGCACAGATAGTGATGGCAGTCACAGCACAGAG GTAAGAGAAGCCGGGGGAGCGAATCCAGAGCCTGAGCAGTTCATCAACGCGTTCCGGTTGATAGCGACCTGCAGAGATCTCGACTTGTCAGGACTCTTCCAGGAGCAG AAAACAAAGCTCGGCTCGCCGCATTCGGTGCAGGAAACACTGGGGATAATCACAGCTGCAGCCAGGGATGTGAGCTTGTCAGCGAGGAGAATGGGCAGCTCCATG GTAAAGCTTCAGGACATCAGATTGCTATCACGAAGCATGCTTGATCTTACGCTCTCGGCCGAG GTGATCCAGGTAACACCAGCACACTGCGTCGTCGAAGTGTCCAAGTCCAGCGGTGATCTGAGAGCATACAAAGAG TTCTGCACAAGCCTGTGCAGATTGCTGACCGGGCGGGTGCAGCAGCATGGCACCTCATCTGGTTTGGAGACCAACCAAGTCTGA
- the LOC125517173 gene encoding CBL-interacting serine/threonine-protein kinase 21 isoform X1, producing the protein MTRGRPTMYAVDERETHRASPFYRAVVHAVDGRADGQTATGSCARKSRCHGYFLPKPPTTFPLSSHLRFTVPSVVHYHHRQAHIPVQPLLDQGLLLGTSKMVLAESIGKYRVGRTIGEGAFAKVRLAVDAETGGCVAVKVIDRSTVLRNNLMYQVKREISAMRLLNHPNIVKIHEVIATKTKICLVMEYVPGGQLSDKLSYLKRLDEREAKKYFYQLIDAVDYCHRRGVFHRDLKPENLLLDNQGNLKVSDFGLSVLRKPGQLLSTSCGSPCYVAPEVIQHKTYDGAAADIWSCGVILFELLAGYLPFQDCSLIHLYRRISRAQYALPQWITLPQKKIILRILDPSPITRAKINDIFDDEWFQEGYNPSVRRTGSDDGDDCVDLDEAGTDSDGSHSTEVREAGGANPEPEQFINAFRLIATCRDLDLSGLFQEQKTKLGSPHSVQETLGIITAAARDVSLSARRMGSSMVKLQDIRLLSRSMLDLTLSAEVIQVTPAHCVVEVSKSSGDLRAYKEFCTSLCRLLTGRVQQHGTSSGLETNQV; encoded by the exons ATGACCAGAGGCCGGCCGACCATGTACGCCGTCGACGAGCGGGAGACACACAGGGCCTCTCCTTTTTACCGGGCCGTGGTGCACGCCGTTGACGGGAGGGCAGACGGCCAGACGGCGACCGGCAGTTGCGCCCGGAAATCACGTTGCCACGGCTACTTTCTCCCCAAACCCCCAACCACCTTCCCCCTTTCATCCCATCTCCGTTTCACGGTGCCATCCGTCGTACACTACCACCACAGACAAGCGCACATTCCCGTCCAGCCACTGCTTGATCAAGGACTGCTGCTCGGTACGAGCAAGATGGTGCTGGCGGAGAGCATTGGCAAGTACAGGGTCGGCCGGACCATCGGCGAGGGCGCCTTCGCCAAGGTCCGGCTCGCCGTCGACGCCGAGACCGGCGGCTGCGTCGCCGTCAAGGTCATCGACAGGAGCACGGTGCTCAGGAACAACCTCATGTACCAG GTGAAGAGAGAGATCAGCGCGATGAGGCTTCTCAACCACCCCAACATAGTCAAGATACACGAG GTGATCGCGACGAAGACGAAGATATGTCTGGTGATGGAGTATGTCCCGGGAGGGCAGCTCTCCGACAAGCTA AGTTACCTCAAGAGACTGGACGAGAGGGAAGCGAAGAAGTACTTCTACCAGCTGATTGATGCTGTGGACTATTGCCACCGGAGAGGCGTCTTTCACAGGGATCTCAAG CCTGAAAACTTGTTGCTAGATAATCAGGGCAATCTCAAGGTATCTGATTTTGGCCTCAGCGTGCTACGGAAG CCAGGGCAGTTGCTATCCACATCTTGCGGCTCTCCGTGCTACGTCGCTCCTGAG GTGATTCAGCACAAGACTTACGATGGGGCGGCCGCGGACATCTGGTCATGCGGTGTGATCCTGTTTGAACTCCTTGCTGGTTATCTGCCATTCCAGGACTGCAGCTTGATACACTTGTACAGAAGG ATATCTCGGGCACAGTATGCATTACCGCAATGGATCACGCTGCCTCAGAAGAAGATCATCTTGAGGATACTGGATCCGTCTCCTATAACG AGAGCGAAGATAAATGATATCTTCGATGACGAGTGGTTCCAAGAGGGCTACAATCCATCAGTAAGGAGAACTGGgagtgatgatggtgatgattgtGTTGATCTTGATGAGGCTGGCACAGATAGTGATGGCAGTCACAGCACAGAG GTAAGAGAAGCCGGGGGAGCGAATCCAGAGCCTGAGCAGTTCATCAACGCGTTCCGGTTGATAGCGACCTGCAGAGATCTCGACTTGTCAGGACTCTTCCAGGAGCAG AAAACAAAGCTCGGCTCGCCGCATTCGGTGCAGGAAACACTGGGGATAATCACAGCTGCAGCCAGGGATGTGAGCTTGTCAGCGAGGAGAATGGGCAGCTCCATG GTAAAGCTTCAGGACATCAGATTGCTATCACGAAGCATGCTTGATCTTACGCTCTCGGCCGAG GTGATCCAGGTAACACCAGCACACTGCGTCGTCGAAGTGTCCAAGTCCAGCGGTGATCTGAGAGCATACAAAGAG TTCTGCACAAGCCTGTGCAGATTGCTGACCGGGCGGGTGCAGCAGCATGGCACCTCATCTGGTTTGGAGACCAACCAAGTCTGA
- the LOC125517171 gene encoding FGGY carbohydrate kinase domain-containing protein — protein MSHGGVFLGVDVGTGSARAGIFDEKGKLLGSASSPIQIWKEKDCIEQSSTDIWLAVCTAVKSACSLANVAAEDVTGLGFAATCSLVAVDADGSPVSVSWSADARRNIIVWMDHRAVDQADRINARNSPVLQYCGGGVSPEMQAPKLLWVKENLQESWSMVYRWMDLSDWLAYRATGDDTRSLCTTVCKWTYLGHAHMDQWKESDSRDMQACGWDDVFWEEIGLGDLVEGNRSKIGRSVAFPGHPLGSGLTPTSAKELGLLPGTPVGTSLIDAHAGGVGVMESVPEPESKADLSDEEAICRRMVLVCGTSTCHMAVSKNKLFIPGVWGPFWSAMIPEYWLTEGGQSATGALLDYIVENHPAAPLLANRAASQSVSIFELLNKILLSMSHEQNIPFLSALSQDTHVLPDFHGNRSPVADPKSKGVICGLTLDTSEKHLALLYLATIQGIAYGTRHIVEHCNAHGHKIDTLLACGGLAKNSLYIQEHADIIGCPIILPRENESVLLGASVLGAVAAKKFSGIHNAMKSMNAAGKVVHPSSEPRVKKYHDAKYQIFRSLYEQQLSYRSTMAQALQ, from the exons ATGTCCCACGGCGGCGTCTTCCTCGGCGTAGACGTCGGCACTGGGAGCGCTCGCGCAG GAATCTTCGATGAGAAGGGTAAGTTGCTCGGTTCGGCAAGCAGCCCTATACAGATATGGAAAGAGAAAGATTGCATCGAG CAATCGTCAACGGATATCTGGCTTGCGGTGTGCACTGCTGTAAAATCTGCGTGCTCGCTTGCAAATGTCGCAGCTGAGGATGTCACTGGCCTTGGATTCGCCGCTACTTGCTCCCTTG TTGCTGTTGATGCTGATGGTTCCCCTGTTTCGGTTTCTTGGAGCGCTGATGCAAGAAGAAACATCATCGTGTGGATGGACCATAGGGCTGTCGACCAGGCTGATCGAATTAATGCTCGCAATTCACCGGTATTGCAGTACTGTGGTGGGGGCGTATCTCCAGAAATGCAAGCACCAAAG CTTTTGTGGGTAAAGGAAAATCTGCAAGAGTCCTGGTCTATGGTATATAGGTGGATGGATCTTAGTGACTGGTTAGCATATAG AGCGACTGGTGATGACACTCGCAGCTTATGCACAACTGTTTGCAAATGGACATATCTTGGACATGCACACATGGACCAGTGGAAGGAATCAGATTCACGTGATATGCAAGCATGTGGATGGGACGATGTCTTTTGGGAGGAAATAGGCTTGGGAGACCTTGTTGAAGGGAATCGTTCAAAAATAG GACGCAGTGTTGCATTTCCAGGACATCCTCTAGGTTCTGGTTTGACACCTACTTCTGCAAAG GAGTTAGGCTTGCTTCCTGGGACACCTGTTGGAACTTCGCTTATTGATGCTCATGCCGGTGGTGTTGGAGTAATGGAAAGTGTGCCAGAGCCAGAATCTAAAGCTGACT TATCTGATGAAGAAGCAATCTGCCGCCGCATGGTCTTGGTCTGTGGGACATCCACATGCCACATGGCTGTTTCAAAGAACAAATTATTTATTCCTGGTGTCTGGGGGCCATTTTGGTCTG CGATGATTCCTGAGTATTGGCTCACAGAAGGTGGTCAAAGCGCAACTGGTGCTCTACTTGATTACATTGTCGAAAACCATCCTGCTGCTCCCCTTCTGGCTAATCGTGCTGCTTCTCAGA GTGTATCCATATTTGAGTTGTTGAACAAGATATTGCTTTCGATGTCACATGAACAAAATATTCCCTTTCTATCTGCCTTGAGTCAAGATACACATGTCCTTCCAGATTTTCATGGAAATCG GTCCCCTGTTGCTGATCCAAAATCCAAAGGAGTGATTTGTGGCTTGACACTTGATACAAGTGAAAAACATTTAGCACTTTTGTATCTAGCAACAATTCAGGGTATTGCGTATGGAACTCGTCATATTGTGGAGCATTGCAATGCTCATGGACATAAG ATCGACACCCTTCTTGCCTGTGGCGGACTTGCAAAGAACTCCTTGTATATCCAAGAGCATGCAGATATCATCG GATGTCCAATAATACTTCCTAGAGAGAACGAGTCTGTGCTTTTAGGTGCTTCTGTGCTGGGTGCTGTTGCTGCAAAGAAGTTTTCTGGTATTCACAATGCAATGAAGTCAATGAATGCAGCTGGAAAG GTCGTGCATCCATCTTCGGAACCCAGGGTGAAGAAATACCACGATGCCAAATATCAGATATTCAGATCCCTGTATGAGCAACAGCTCTCTTATCGCTCAACCATGGCTCAAGCATTGCAGTAG